In a genomic window of Magnolia sinica isolate HGM2019 chromosome 14, MsV1, whole genome shotgun sequence:
- the LOC131225593 gene encoding uncharacterized protein LOC131225593 isoform X2 yields MAMALSCKQIQSSKISYLIPAFSRFFSKSNPSYIVKVGIPEFLTGIGRGVESHVPKLEAEIGDFQKLLVTRTLKLKKLGIPCKHRKLILKYTHKYRLGLWRPWDDLTKPQSA; encoded by the exons ATGGCGATGGCATTGTCTTGCAAGCAAATCCAGAGCAGCAAAATCTCTTACCTGATTCCTGCATTCTCAAGATTCTTCTCCAAATCCAATCCCTCCTACATCG TTAAGGTTGGGATTCCGGAATTCCTGACCGGCATAGGAAGAGGCGTGGAATCCCACGTGCCAAAGCTCGAAGCGGAGATCGGAGACTTCCAGAAGCTTCTAGTGACTAGGACTCTCAAGCTCAAGAAGCTCGGCATCCCTTGCAAACAc AGGAAATTGATTCTGAAATACACCCACAAGTACAGGCTGGGATTGTGGAGGCCATGGGATGACCTTACGAAACCTCAGTCTGCTTAA
- the LOC131225593 gene encoding uncharacterized protein LOC131225593 isoform X1 has protein sequence MAMALSCKQIQSSKISYLIPAFSRFFSKSNPSYIVKVGIPEFLTGIGRGVESHVPKLEAEIGDFQKLLVTRTLKLKKLGIPCKHRAYDKRLGKSFETMVESLRNCTRGIHVNRIEPSDSWATH, from the exons ATGGCGATGGCATTGTCTTGCAAGCAAATCCAGAGCAGCAAAATCTCTTACCTGATTCCTGCATTCTCAAGATTCTTCTCCAAATCCAATCCCTCCTACATCG TTAAGGTTGGGATTCCGGAATTCCTGACCGGCATAGGAAGAGGCGTGGAATCCCACGTGCCAAAGCTCGAAGCGGAGATCGGAGACTTCCAGAAGCTTCTAGTGACTAGGACTCTCAAGCTCAAGAAGCTCGGCATCCCTTGCAAACAc agAGCATATGATAAGAGGTTAGGGAAAAGCTTTGAAACTATGGTAGagtcactcagaaattgtacacgaggCATACATGTAAATCGAATTGAACCGTCTGATTCATGGGCCACACATTAG
- the LOC131225754 gene encoding probable glycerol-3-phosphate acyltransferase 3, with amino-acid sequence MAGKGFIKFLLFFYRFLLKRLRSPRPHHRKGNAHTPTSQLQKYPFLSSKCNLDKLSDQTLVCDVEGALLKSSSRFPYFMLVAFEGGGLLRAFVLLLLYPLVCCLSREMALKAMVMVSFFGIREEGFRVGRAVLAKYFLEDVSMEVYEVLKRGGRRVCVSEMPRVMVEGFLKEYIGAEAVLGRELKVVFGYYVGLMEEKEKMVFELEEEKMVGGVVGIGNFNSCFDQHFSLCMEIYLVTEADKRNWHVLPRHKHSRPLIFHDGRLAFRPTPLATLAMFMWVPFGFLLAIFRALVGLSLPYKIAIPILSMTGMRLRLKSPISSPYTPNKQNPKGILYVCNHRTLLDPLYLSTALNKPLTAVTYSLSRLSELLAPIKTVRLTRNREEDRKRMEKLLRQGDLVVCPEGTTCREPFLLRFSPLFAEVGDEIVPVAMDAHVSMFYGTTAGGLKCLDPLFFLMNPFPGYDVEVLGKVDKGPTCGGDGISRIDVANFVQGELGKALGFECTSLTRKDKYLMLAGNEGIVPSSSGKET; translated from the exons ATGGCTGGAAAGGGATTCATTAAattccttctcttcttctatcGATTCCTCCTCAAAAGATTAAGGAGCCCACGTCCACACCACCGCAAGGGAAATGCCCACACACCCACATCACAATTACAAAAATACCCCTTTCTCAGTTCCAAATGCAACCTAGACAAACTCTCAGACCAGACCTTGGTATGTGACGTTGAAGGTGCATTGCTCAAATCCTCCTCACGTTTTCCATACTTCATGCTGGTGGCTTTTGAGGGAGGTGGGCTTTTGAGGGCTTTTGTGCTTTTACTTTTGTACCCTTTGGTGTGTTGTCTTAGTAGGGAAATGGCACTTAAGGCCATGGTCATGGTGTCGTTTTTTGGGATTAGAGAGGAGGGTTTTAGGGTGGGAAGGGCAGTTTTGGCAAAGTATTTTTTGGAGGATGTGAGTATGGAGGTGTATGAGGTGTTGAAGAGGGGTGGGAGGAGAGTGTGTGTGAGTGAGATGCCTAGGGTTATGGTGGAGGGGTTCTTGAAAGAGTATATAGGTGCGGAGGCTGTTTTGGGAAGGGAATTGAAAGTGGTTTTTGGGTATTATGTGGGGTTGATGGAGGAAAAGGAGAAGATGGTTTTTGAGTTGGAAGAGGAGAAGATGGTTGGTGGTGTTGTTGGGATTGGAAACTTCAACAGCTGTTTCGATCAGCACTTCTCTCTGTGCATG GAAATCTATCTGGTGACTGAAGCTGACAAGAGGAACTGGCATGTCCTACCAAGACACAAACACTCAAGGCCCTTGATCTTCCATGATGGTAGATTGGCTTTCAGGCCCACCCCACTTGCCACCCTGGCCAtgttcatgtgggtcccatttgggTTCCTCCTAGCCATCTTTAGAGCCCTTGTGGGCCTATCACTGCCCTACAAAATAGCCATCCCCATTCTATCCATGACTGGAATGAGACTCAGACTCAAATCACCCATTTCAAGCCCATACACACCCAACAAACAAAACCCAAAAGGCATTCTTTATGTGTGCAATCACAGGACCCTTTTGGACCCTCTCTACCTTTCAACAGCCCTAAACAAGCCTCTAACTGCAGTCACCTACAGCCTAAGTAGACTATCTGAGCTTTTGGCACCCATAAAAACAGTTAGACTGACTAGAAATAGAGAGGAAGATAGGAAGAGAATGGAGAAGCTTTTAAGGCAAGGTGACCTTGTGGTGTGCCCTGAGGGCACCACATGTAGGGAACCCTTCTTGTTAAGGTTCAGCCCTTTGTTTGCAGAGGTGGGTGATGAGATAGTGCCTGTGGCTATGGATGCACATGTTAGTATGTTCTATGGTACAACAGCTGGTGGGCTTAAGTGCCTGGACCCACTTTTCTTCCTCATGAACCCTTTCCCTGGCTATGATGTTGAGGTTCTTGGGAAGGTGGACAAGGGACCCACATGTGGTGGGGATGGAATTTCTAGGATTGATGTGGCTAATTTTGTCCAAGGAGAGTTGGGTAAGGCACTGGGATTTGAGTGCACTAGTCTTACAAGAAAGGACAAGTACCTGATGTTGGCTGGAAATGAAGGGATTGTTCCTAGTTCAAGTGGGAAAGAAACTTGA